A single genomic interval of Mucilaginibacter boryungensis harbors:
- a CDS encoding TonB family protein produces MKSLSVCLIAFLIPVVTFSQTKYRTIYQDTIHLRGIVLDAAGKPIPKAYVSSKNLDLNGKGLLFTTTDALGRFELIGARHNDTIAISEATTLLIANNGSRYMEIVMPILKPLNITEKSPIVINATRQLTRKKIAVKYEIPTDDCLDCGAYYEAQATFPGGMDNFIKYIKTRLKYPELAVSNAIEGTVQIAFSISKDGSLIDIKVLRGIGYGCDEAVINILKNSPKWKPSISNGHALISSEIVTVQFSLIDKV; encoded by the coding sequence ATGAAATCATTGTCCGTTTGCCTGATAGCTTTTCTTATTCCTGTGGTGACATTTAGTCAAACTAAATACCGAACTATTTACCAGGATACCATTCATTTACGTGGGATTGTATTAGATGCTGCTGGAAAACCTATTCCAAAGGCTTATGTGTCATCTAAAAACTTAGATTTGAACGGTAAAGGATTACTTTTCACAACTACAGATGCTTTAGGAAGATTTGAATTGATTGGTGCCAGACATAACGATACGATAGCTATTAGCGAGGCTACCACGCTATTGATTGCCAATAACGGCAGCAGATATATGGAAATTGTAATGCCAATACTTAAACCACTAAACATTACAGAAAAAAGTCCAATAGTAATAAACGCAACAAGACAACTTACGAGGAAAAAGATTGCTGTGAAATATGAAATACCCACGGACGATTGTCTTGACTGCGGAGCATATTATGAAGCGCAAGCTACGTTTCCCGGGGGAATGGACAACTTTATAAAATATATCAAAACCAGATTAAAATACCCAGAACTAGCAGTGAGTAATGCTATTGAAGGTACGGTTCAAATAGCATTTTCAATATCAAAAGATGGGTCGCTTATCGACATCAAAGTACTACGCGGTATTGGCTATGGATGCGATGAAGCTGTAATTAACATACTTAAAAATAGCCCTAAATGGAAGCCAAGCATATCAAATGGTCACGCATTAATCAGTTCAGAAATTGTAACTGTCCAATTCTCACTTATTGATAAAGTTTAA